A genomic window from Ailuropoda melanoleuca isolate Jingjing unplaced genomic scaffold, ASM200744v2 unplaced-scaffold129, whole genome shotgun sequence includes:
- the LOC117797765 gene encoding ATP-binding cassette sub-family D member 4-like — protein sequence MQKPSHSLFPLAVLSFPFLRYDVLSPGEMQRLSFARLFYLQPKYAVLDEATSALTEEVESELYRIGQQLGMTFISVGHRQSLEKFHSLVLKLCGDGRWELTRIKVE from the exons ATGCAAAAGCCAAGTCATAGCCTCTTCCCTCTAGCAGTCCTCTCCTTCCCATTCCTCAGGTACGATGTTCTGTCCCCAGGAGAGATGCAGAGGCTCTCCTTTGCCCGGCTCTTCTACCTACAGCCCAAGTATGCAG TGCTTGACGAAGCCACCAGTGCCCTGACCGAGGAGGTGGAGAGCGAGCTCTACCGCATTGGCCAGCAGCTGGGCATGACGTTCATCAGTGTGGGACATCGACAAAGCCTCGAGAAG TTTCACTCTTTGGTTCTGAAACTCTGTGGGGACGGAAGATGGGAACTGACCAGAATCAAAGTGGAGTGA